In Chlamydia gallinacea 08-1274/3, the sequence AGTATAGACTTAACGATTCCTTCCAGTTCCCATCAGGAGTTTTTGTTAAGTGCTTATATGCAATCACGGCAACAGTTGCAAATAGTACTGAAGCTATGAGTAAGCTAAGGAAGACGGGAGACCCTAATATGAGAGCTAATGTTATTCCTGTAACTCCTATGCCCAGGGCTAAGAAGGAAAGAACAGAGCAAGTCACGGTGATTTGTATTCTGTTTCGTTTTTGCAAGGCAAGTTCTTCTGGAGAGAATGTCTCTGTATTGCTTTGAGCTGGACTTGTAGTTTGTCTGGGTGAAACTGGCTTAACCATAACAATAAAACTTTGTTTTATAATTTTTTCATTAATTTAATTATATCATTTCAGAAAACTAAGTAAGACATTAATTTAAAAAATTAATAAAATTGTGTTGTTCGATATTATTTTAAATCTAATTTTATAGAGCTTCTGGGGGATAAAACCCCTGAGTGAAATAGGTTTTTTGCAGCTGTAGGGTGATGAGTTTTCTTAAAAACAGATAGATAGGGATTAAAAGTGGGAGAAGTAGGAGAACCAAAGGGCCGAGGCAGAAACTAGTAGTAATTATGCCCACGCTAAAGATGAATAATATGGGGAGCGCCATAACAGAATAGCAAAGAAAAGCTAGAAAGTGCTTCCGAGTAGGAGAATCCTTAGCCAATAACATATTAGGAACATCCTGATAATGAGGAGTTGGCTGAGGAGAAAGTGGATTCAAAACTACAACGTAACCGGCTAACTACTAAAAATAACTAATATTTTATTGGCTACAGCATTTTTCCAACAAGGGATTTTCTTTAAATATTCGGTAGAAGGTTAGCTTTAATATTAGAAGTTTTTTGAAATTCTTTTAGGGTGATGGGGCCTAGACACCAGTACATTTTTTGAGGAAGGCAGGGGAATAATTGAGCATAGGCGCGAACTCCCGAGGGACTCGTAAAAATGATGTGCTTATAGGGGGTAAAACAAGACGGACGGGGAGAGAGGGGCTTGACCGTATAGTGGGGGTAGGAAACAAACTGTTTATTTTCTTTAATTAAAAAGTCAGTAATTACAGGACGCGAAAGAGATGAATGTGGGTACAGGATGCGTGCAGTATGGGGGAGAGAAGCTACAAGAGGAAGGATACCTTCTCCTGTCTCTGTTGCAGCAAGAGAATAGCGTGCTTGAGGAAGGAAATGAAGAAGACGTTTTGCTGTAACTTTCCCTACGCATAGATAATGCAGGTTGTTTAGGTAGCGTTGTTTTCTCATAGTAGCAAAGAAAAGAGATGTTGAAGAGGGGCTAGTCAATATAGCGTGTGAGGAGTACTTTACGTATTGGATAGCTCGACGTATTTGGGGGGAGCTTTTCGCATAGGGGACAATTTTTATCACGGGGATGTGGTCAGCAGAGTAGTGTTTTGCTGTGTGTGAGTTCAGTCCTAGGTAGGCTATTTTTCCACAGAGTTTGTCTATTTGTGGATTCATGGAATCTCCTTAATTGAGACGGAGGTTAGCAGTCTATTCTATTTATTTGAAATTATGTGTTTTTATTTTTGTTTTGTTAGGTGAGGAGCAGATTGACATTTTTCGATATGCTAGCTAGGATGTCTTTTTAGATCTGGGCCTTTTTTTAAAGGAAAAGGGCAAGAGTCCCCGGTAGATTTAGGGCGCGGAAATGCATTTAATTTTTTCCGTTCAGTTGTTGTAGGGTTCCGTAATGGCATCATTATTACATAAGTTTTTAGAGAACACTAAGGAACATAGTCAAGACCTTGCTACTGCTGCTTATTTAGCTGCTTTAGATCATTTGATGCACTCTTTTCCTTCTATAGGGAGGGGCATTATTAATGAACTTAAGAGCCAGCGCTCTTGTTTAAAAATGATTGCCTCTGAAAATTATTCCTCATTATCTGTACAGCTGGCTATGGGGAATTTATTGACGGATAAGTATTGTGAAGGTAGTCCTTTTAAACGGTTCTACTCTTGTTGTGAAAATATAGATGCGATTGAGTGGGAATGCGCAGAAACAGCTAAGGAGTTATTTGGAGCAGACAGTGCGTTTGTGCAACCCCATTCCGGGTCAGATGCCAATTTATTGGCTATGATGGCGGTTATTACTCATAAGATACAAGGCCCTGCGGTTCAGCGTTTAGGCTATAAGAGCATTAATGATCTTACAGAAGCTGAGTATACAGAACTAAAAAAGGAAATAGGCTCTCACGTATGCTTGGGGCCTTCATTAAATTCCGGGGGGCATCTCACACACGGCACGGTGCGTTTAAATGTTATGTCGAAATTGATGCGCTGTTTACCGTACGAGGTAAATCGTAAGACAGAGCGTTTTGACTATGCGGAAATTGCTCGTTTAGTACGCATGTATAAACCAACGATTTTAATTGCTGGTTATTCCTCTTATTCTCGGAGATTGAATTTTTCTACTTTGAAGCAGATAGCTGATGATAGTGGAGCTATCTTATGGGTAGACATGGCCCATTTTGCGGGACTAGTTGCTGGTGGAGTATTTGTTGAAGAAGAAAATCCTATTCCTTTCGCAGATATTATTACGACAACAACGCATAAAACATTACGCGGACCTCGGGGAGGTATCGTATTAGCGTCCAAAGAATATGAAGAGATGCTAAATCGTGCGTGTCCCTTAATGATGGGAGGTCCTTTGCCTCATATGATTGCAGCCAAGGCTGTTGCATTGAAGGAAGCGTTAACAGTAGATTTTAAAAAATACGCTCATCAAGTTGTTGATAATGCGCGTGTATTAGCTGAACATTTGCAAAAGCAAGGTTTGCGAATTCTTACTGGAGGTACAGATAATCACATGATGATTATTGATTTACGTTCTCTTGGCATTTCCGGGAGGTTAGCTGAAAACGTTTTAAGCTCTTTAGGTATTGCTGTGAATCGTAATACTATACCATCAGATAGTGTTGGAAAATGGGAAACTTCAGGTATACGTTTAGGAACAGCAGCTTTAACTACTCTTGGTATGGGAAGTAGTGAGATGGAAGAAGTTGCAAATATTATTGTGAAAGTATTGCGAAATATTACTTTGAGACGTAATGCTGATAGTAGTTTGAGTAAAAATGAAGGGGAGCTACCAGATACTATTGCTCAAGAAGCTAGAGAGCGAGTTGCTAACTTGTTAGCGCGTTTTCCTCTATATCCTGAGATTGATCTGGAAGCTTTAGTTTAGCTGGGAGATGTGTTGTTTTATGCCTGATGGGGAAGCAGACCGTAAATTACAAGATGTTATAGAAAAAAGAATTTTAGAGTCCCGTCGGATATTCTTTTCTGAACCTGTAACAGATAAAAGTGCAGCAGACGCAATTAAAAAGTTTTGGTATTTAGAGCTTACTAATCCTGGTCAACCCATAGTCTTTGTCATTAATAGTCCTGGGGGATCTGTTGATGCGGGATTTGCTATTTGGGATCAGATCAAGATGTTAACTTCTCCGGTAACTACTGTTGTCACTGGTTTAGCTGCTTCGATGGGCTCTGTATTGAGTTTATGTGCATCTCCGGGGCGGCGTTTTGCCACTCCTCATTCGCGTATCATGATACATCAACCTTCTATAGGAGGCCCAATTACAGGCCAGGCTACAGATTTGGACATTCATGCGCGAGAAATTTTAAAAACAAAAAAACGTATTATTGATGTTTATTTAGAAGCTACAGGCCAATCTAGAGAAGTAATTGAAAAAGCGATTGATCGAGATATGTGGATGACTGCAGACGAAGCTAAAGATTTTGGTTTGTTAGATGGTATCTTGTTCTCTTTCAACGACCTATAAGAAATTTCTTTATTCTGGCGCAGGAAATCGCTTTATTCTTAGTACCGAGGCTTGTTTAGATTCAATCTTGATTCGTTCTCTATGTCAAGAGCATCAAGTAGACGGAGTGTTATGTGTTCTTCCCTCTTCGTGTGCTGATGCTCGGCTAGTAATTTTTAATGCAGATGGTTCATGCCCCAGTATGTGTGGTAATGGCCTACGCTGTGCTATGGCACATGTCTCCGCCCTAATGTCTAAGAAAAATATTCGTATAGAAACTGCTATGGGCGTGTACTCGGGGATTGTCCATTCTTTGCAGCGCGTCCTTGTGGACATGACTCTTTCCCACTGGAATTATCATTCTCATCAGTTATCCCACACCATTTCAAGATTGCCCAAGACAGTATTTTGTATTCATACTGGAGTTCCACATCTTGTAGTTTTTGTTGATGATGTGACACGCATTCCTGTACAGGAATGGGGACAATTTTTGCGTTATCACGAGGATTTTTCTCCTGAAGGTATCAATGTGAACTTTGCTCAAGTCCTCAGTAATCGGGAGCTACGGATACGTACGTACGAACGAGGATTAGAGAGGGAGTCTTCGGCATGTGGTACGGGAGCTACGGCAGTGGCTCTTGTTGCTGATAAATACTATGATTGGCAAAGTGAAGAGATTATTGTTCACACCAGGCATGATGTTATTCTTAAAATTTTTTTGAATCAAGGTCGTGTATATCTTGAAGGCCCTGTAGAAAAAGAAGGAGAATTTTAACCAAATATGATCAGAGCATGTTTAATTTCTCTCTTTAGATCAAAAATATCTAGAAAGTAAATGCATTACGCGTATCCTTAATAGGAGGCTTATTGCATAAAGAATAAGTTTCTTGCATCTAACTCGAATCTTTATAATCCAAATAGAATGTATGACAATGTATCCTATTCCCCAAAGTCCTCTTTTATTACGTGCTTTGCGTTTAATGAATGCTTTTTCAAAATCTGATGATGAGAGAGACTTTTATTTAGACCGTGTTGAAGGTTTTATTCTTTATATTGATTTAGATAAGAGTCAGGAAGATCTTGATAAGATTTATGAAGAGTTGGAAGTCAATGCTGAGCGGTATTGTCTTATTCCTAAGCTAACGTTTTATGAAGTTAAAAAAATCATGGAAACGTTCATTAATGAAAAAATTTATGATATAGATACCAAGGAAAAATTTCTTGAGATTCTACAATCGAAAAATGCTCGCGAGCAGTTTCTAGAATTTATTTATGAACATGAGTCCGAGTTAGAAAAGTGGCAACAGTTTTATGTAGAGCGTTCGCGGATTCGTATTATTGAGTGGTTGCGTAATAATAAGTTTCATTTTGTTTTTGAAGAAGATCTAGATTTTAGTAAGCATATTTTAGAACAACTGAAAATTCATCTTTTTGATACTAAGGTGTCTAAAGAGTTGGGGCAGGCAAGACAATTATTGGTGAATAAAGCAAAAATTTATTATTCCAATGAAGCACTAAATCCTCGTCCAAAGAGAGGTCGTCCTCCAAAGCAATCAGCTAAGGTAGAATCAGAAACCACCATATCTAGTGATATTTATACGAAAGTTCCTCCTGCTGCACGGCGTTTTCTATTTCTTCCGGAAATTACCTCAGCATCATCAATTACATTTTCTGAGAAATTTGATACTGAAGAAGAATTTTTAGCAAATCTTCGAGGGTCGGGAAGAGGAGAAGATCAGTTGAATCTTACTAATCTATCCGAAAGATTTGCCTCTTTAAAAGAGCTCTCTGCCAAGTTAGGCTATGATTCTTTATCTACAGGGGATTTTTTTGAAGATGATGACGAAGAAAACGATGAATCTTCTTTGTCGAAGCCTAAGGCTTCAAAACGCAAGCGTAAGAAAGCTTAATAAAAATCCTAGTGCTTATTTTTTCGAAGAATCCAGATTGTTGCAGCTCCATACATAAGTTTGCGTTTTTGAGTTATAGTGAATTGTGAATTTCTAAATAGTTGTTCTAGATGTTGATCTTTAGGAAGTTGTGCGATGCTTTGGCTTAGGTAAGTATAGGCATCTGTACTTTTAGAATAATATTTCCCTAATTTGGGGACGATATAGTTTAAGTAGAGCCGGTGTCCCCAATATACAGGATGTTTACGTGAAGGGGAGGTAAGTTCTAGAATTCCTAGGGATCCATTGTTTGTTAAGATGCGGTGAATTTCGTTTAGAGCTCGTTGGGGATCAGGAAGATTACGTAATCCATAGGCTAGGGAAGCTAATGCATGAGACTCAGAGTTTAAGGGTAATTGTGTGATATCGCTTTCTATAAAAGTAAACGGAGCTTGGGGATAACGTTTTTTTGCTTCGCAGAGCATATTGGGAGAAAAATCGACGAGGATAGCTTGAGATTGAGGATAGTCACAGGTATATTGATAAGCAACTTTCCCTGTACCAGAGCATAAATCAAGGATCCATTCGGATTGTCCAAGCATTTTTGAGAAAATACGGTTCCAATAATGATGCATTCCTAAAGATAGAATCGTATTGATTTTATCATACTTAGGAGCCAAGATGTTAAACATTTCTCGGATGTCAGGCTTAGTGTTGAGCGATTTTACCATAGTATTCTCGGAACTTTTGGAATCCTTCAATATCGTCTTCTTGTAATCGGTAGCGACATAGTGAATAATATTCTTGAATTTGTTTTTTAGAAAGTTGGGATTGTTGTTGGGCTTGAGTGAAGACTGCATGAGGAGAAGTTTCGTATTGATGTAAGGCGTGTGCGAAGGCAGCTTGCACGGTATCTTTCTCCTGGAGAGTAGAGCTCAGGATAGCAGCAAAAACAAAGGGTAAGTGTGTGAGTTCATACCATCCCTGAGCAAGGTCATATGTGGAAAATCCAGGAAGATGTGGAGAATGCAGTGCCTGGTCTCCAATCAATAGTAGTCCGTCATACTCTTCAGGAGATGCGGTAAGGATAGCATCAGAAGTCATCTGTACGGTGTGAGGAAGAGGAGTTTCCCATAAGTATTTACAGAGAATGTTCAGAAGATATTGGGAAGATAAGCTTTCTTTGGTTACTCCAATGCGTAACGCTCCCTTGGAGAAGAACTTTGGCGTTGCATAAAGATTGACACTGAGGATTTTTTTGTATGCAGCTATTCCGAATTTAGAAAATGCGTGTAGGGGATAAAGGACAGATCCTAATGACGATGTAAGAGCATAACGCAATTTTCCTTTTAGGATTTGAGGAATAAGATCCGCAGGGGGTGCTGTGTGGAGAATGACGTCCTGGATTTTTGCGAGCCCTAAAGAAAAAGGCAGGGCATTGATATAACTTACACATCCTATGGCTATACGTTTTTGGAGTTGGTCAGACATGGTATACGTCCTTGCTGCTTAATGAGGCTTTCCATGCCAGCAATATCCATCTTGATCCTTTGTTTGGAAGAAGCCATAGTGAAAACTTTTTCTCCCAGGTGAGTAGAGGAGAAGTCATTTGCTCCACAGGAAAGCAGCTGCAACGCGAGATCAATTCCTAAATAGTTCCAAAGAGCTTTAATATTTTTAAAGTTATCTAAAAATAGCCGAGCAACAGCAATGATAGAAGCTGGAGGGATATGATGAAAATATCCTCCCCATTTATGTAATCGTTTTCCCAAAGCGTTATTTTCTGCTGCAAATTTTAACATAATAAAGTTTTTAAATCCCTGGGTTTCATCTTGTAAATCTCGTAATTTTTGCATGTGAGTTACGATATCTTCAGGACGTTCTTTATGGTAACAAAGTAGGGTACTGTTGCTCGGGATGCCTAACTGATGCGCTGTTCTATGAATTTCTAAAAATTCTTTGGAGGATAGCCTTTGCGGTGCTAGTTGTTTGCGTATTTCGTCAACTAAGACTTCAAAACCTCCCCCAGGAATAGAATCTAAACCAGAATTTTTTAAAGTTTGCAAAACCTCTCTTACAGGCATGTTATGCAGATCAGCAAGGTATGCGTATTCGATACCGGTGAGGGCTTTAATGTGGACATGAGGGAAAGATTGTTTAATCTTCGTGAATAACTCTATGTAATAATCTAGATTACATTTGGGGAAGCATCCCGAAACAATATGTACTTCAGTAATTGTAGGAGCTTGACGAATTTTTTCGATTAATTGATCGGGAGTATGTAGCCAACCTTTACTGTCACCAGGTTTTGCATAGAAGGCACAGAATGTACAGTTAAAATCGCAAAAATTTGTCGGATATAAATAAAGTGTAGAAGAATAGTATACGACATCCCCCACATGTTTTTTTCTTATTGTATCAGCGAATTCCCATAGAGAACGTTGGCTATTTTCATCTTTTAATAGGAGTAGACGCAGAGCATATTCTTGTGAACACCGTTTCCCCTCAGCATAATCATGGAAAAATTGTTTCAACCAAGCGTTTTTAGGAAGAATGTGTGTCGTCATTGGGAGAAGCCTTAGTTTTTGAATCGGATTGCGACCATGTGTTTTTCGTTATTTTCTGGCAACAATCTGGTTTCCCACATCCTTTAGATAAAGGCCTCCCTAATAAATAGGAGCCTAAGAATATCGCAATAACACTAATTCCCAGTAGTATTGCTGAGCAGCAAATTAAAAGAAAGAGAGCCGCCATGAAAAGTGCTCCTTGGGTTAATGTAGATCAATCCAAATAGGAGAACTCCATGCCATAGACTGATCTATTTGCGTTACTCGCAAATAATAGAAAACAAAAGGCTGTTTTCCTTGTGGATCGGAAAGAGTTACTGTAGCCAGGGGTTCCATATCATCATACTCATAGTCAATATTATTGCTTTGAGGATAGAAAGTTTTGAGTATCTCGCCGTTACGAATAATTTCCACAGTTTTGATTTGCGTTGTTCCTGCTACATAGCCAGAGATATGCCGATTGACAGTGAGGCCGGGTTTTACTGCTGTAGATAATTCCGAGCCCATAGGAGCTGAGGTGATATCAAAGCTTAAAATGATGCGTGCTCCTGTAGTTGCATAACAACGACGATGATATAAAGCTTCGACTAGGGATTCTCGATTATATTTATTGCATATAATTGCCGTAAGTCCTGGTGTATATTGCTGTTGGTTGGCATCGAAAAAGTTTTTATATATTCCTCGATCATCCAATCCTCCCGCAACAAAGCCAAAACGTCGGTTATTTTGTAGTGCATTGATTAAGGTGCCTGAAGCTGTTTCAGAAACGGCTCCTTTAATAGGGAAGGGGTTGCCTTCTTTTTCAGTTCTTTCCGAGCATCCCCACGCGTTATAAATTTCTACAACACGTTCTAAATCAGGATGAAAGTTTTCAAAATTGTATCCATAGGTGTCAGCTGCTGTGAAGCAGGGAATAGAAATAATTTCGTGGGGGGACACACTTTTGTATAACTTAGATAGGGAAGGAATTTTACAGTCCCTATGTTTGGATCCGGATTTACTCTCTTTTAGGTAGAGAATATGGCGGACCCCCTCATGGGGATTTTCTCCCCAATATTGTAAACCGGATAAGGTGACGAAACGATCTTCTTCATTGAAATCAGTGATGGCTTGTGTAATGAGCTTCCAGAGATCTGTATTCAACCCTTCTTGATTTTCAAAAGACGAAGAGGCATAAA encodes:
- a CDS encoding uroporphyrinogen-III synthase; protein product: MNPQIDKLCGKIAYLGLNSHTAKHYSADHIPVIKIVPYAKSSPQIRRAIQYVKYSSHAILTSPSSTSLFFATMRKQRYLNNLHYLCVGKVTAKRLLHFLPQARYSLAATETGEGILPLVASLPHTARILYPHSSLSRPVITDFLIKENKQFVSYPHYTVKPLSPRPSCFTPYKHIIFTSPSGVRAYAQLFPCLPQKMYWCLGPITLKEFQKTSNIKANLLPNI
- a CDS encoding glycine hydroxymethyltransferase — translated: MASLLHKFLENTKEHSQDLATAAYLAALDHLMHSFPSIGRGIINELKSQRSCLKMIASENYSSLSVQLAMGNLLTDKYCEGSPFKRFYSCCENIDAIEWECAETAKELFGADSAFVQPHSGSDANLLAMMAVITHKIQGPAVQRLGYKSINDLTEAEYTELKKEIGSHVCLGPSLNSGGHLTHGTVRLNVMSKLMRCLPYEVNRKTERFDYAEIARLVRMYKPTILIAGYSSYSRRLNFSTLKQIADDSGAILWVDMAHFAGLVAGGVFVEEENPIPFADIITTTTHKTLRGPRGGIVLASKEYEEMLNRACPLMMGGPLPHMIAAKAVALKEALTVDFKKYAHQVVDNARVLAEHLQKQGLRILTGGTDNHMMIIDLRSLGISGRLAENVLSSLGIAVNRNTIPSDSVGKWETSGIRLGTAALTTLGMGSSEMEEVANIIVKVLRNITLRRNADSSLSKNEGELPDTIAQEARERVANLLARFPLYPEIDLEALV
- a CDS encoding ATP-dependent Clp protease proteolytic subunit encodes the protein MPDGEADRKLQDVIEKRILESRRIFFSEPVTDKSAADAIKKFWYLELTNPGQPIVFVINSPGGSVDAGFAIWDQIKMLTSPVTTVVTGLAASMGSVLSLCASPGRRFATPHSRIMIHQPSIGGPITGQATDLDIHAREILKTKKRIIDVYLEATGQSREVIEKAIDRDMWMTADEAKDFGLLDGILFSFNDL
- the dapF gene encoding bifunctional diaminopimelate epimerase/glutamate racemase; translated protein: MVSCSLSTTYKKFLYSGAGNRFILSTEACLDSILIRSLCQEHQVDGVLCVLPSSCADARLVIFNADGSCPSMCGNGLRCAMAHVSALMSKKNIRIETAMGVYSGIVHSLQRVLVDMTLSHWNYHSHQLSHTISRLPKTVFCIHTGVPHLVVFVDDVTRIPVQEWGQFLRYHEDFSPEGINVNFAQVLSNRELRIRTYERGLERESSACGTGATAVALVADKYYDWQSEEIIVHTRHDVILKIFLNQGRVYLEGPVEKEGEF
- a CDS encoding UPF0158 family protein codes for the protein MTMYPIPQSPLLLRALRLMNAFSKSDDERDFYLDRVEGFILYIDLDKSQEDLDKIYEELEVNAERYCLIPKLTFYEVKKIMETFINEKIYDIDTKEKFLEILQSKNAREQFLEFIYEHESELEKWQQFYVERSRIRIIEWLRNNKFHFVFEEDLDFSKHILEQLKIHLFDTKVSKELGQARQLLVNKAKIYYSNEALNPRPKRGRPPKQSAKVESETTISSDIYTKVPPAARRFLFLPEITSASSITFSEKFDTEEEFLANLRGSGRGEDQLNLTNLSERFASLKELSAKLGYDSLSTGDFFEDDDEENDESSLSKPKASKRKRKKA
- the ubiE gene encoding bifunctional demethylmenaquinone methyltransferase/2-methoxy-6-polyprenyl-1,4-benzoquinol methylase UbiE; translation: MVKSLNTKPDIREMFNILAPKYDKINTILSLGMHHYWNRIFSKMLGQSEWILDLCSGTGKVAYQYTCDYPQSQAILVDFSPNMLCEAKKRYPQAPFTFIESDITQLPLNSESHALASLAYGLRNLPDPQRALNEIHRILTNNGSLGILELTSPSRKHPVYWGHRLYLNYIVPKLGKYYSKSTDAYTYLSQSIAQLPKDQHLEQLFRNSQFTITQKRKLMYGAATIWILRKNKH
- a CDS encoding MqnA/MqnD/SBP family protein; its protein translation is MSDQLQKRIAIGCVSYINALPFSLGLAKIQDVILHTAPPADLIPQILKGKLRYALTSSLGSVLYPLHAFSKFGIAAYKKILSVNLYATPKFFSKGALRIGVTKESLSSQYLLNILCKYLWETPLPHTVQMTSDAILTASPEEYDGLLLIGDQALHSPHLPGFSTYDLAQGWYELTHLPFVFAAILSSTLQEKDTVQAAFAHALHQYETSPHAVFTQAQQQSQLSKKQIQEYYSLCRYRLQEDDIEGFQKFREYYGKIAQH
- a CDS encoding CofH family radical SAM protein; this encodes MTTHILPKNAWLKQFFHDYAEGKRCSQEYALRLLLLKDENSQRSLWEFADTIRKKHVGDVVYYSSTLYLYPTNFCDFNCTFCAFYAKPGDSKGWLHTPDQLIEKIRQAPTITEVHIVSGCFPKCNLDYYIELFTKIKQSFPHVHIKALTGIEYAYLADLHNMPVREVLQTLKNSGLDSIPGGGFEVLVDEIRKQLAPQRLSSKEFLEIHRTAHQLGIPSNSTLLCYHKERPEDIVTHMQKLRDLQDETQGFKNFIMLKFAAENNALGKRLHKWGGYFHHIPPASIIAVARLFLDNFKNIKALWNYLGIDLALQLLSCGANDFSSTHLGEKVFTMASSKQRIKMDIAGMESLIKQQGRIPCLTNSKNV